The genomic region TGTCTCTTCCAGACGTTTAAATACCATATCATATCCGTCGTTACCATAATTCAGCGAACGGTTCACCCGGCTGATCGTAGCTGTGGAAGCCCCGGTCTTCTCCGCAATCTCCAGATACGTGCGTCCCTCCCGAAGCATCTTTGCCACCTCATACCGCTGGGATAAGCTGAGCAGTTCATTAACCGTGCATACATCCTCAAAAAAGGTATAGCACTCTTCCGGTGTCTTCAGTGTCAGTATCGCCTGAAACAG from Anaerotignum faecicola harbors:
- a CDS encoding YerC/YecD family TrpR-related protein encodes the protein MNKKIKTDAVDHLFQAILTLKTPEECYTFFEDVCTVNELLSLSQRYEVAKMLREGRTYLEIAEKTGASTATISRVNRSLNYGNDGYDMVFKRLEET